In Candidatus Poribacteria bacterium, one DNA window encodes the following:
- a CDS encoding tetratricopeptide repeat protein, which yields MELKKDNSTSTDNPQPHLSVGTLTLMFTDIEGSTLLWEKHGNEVMAEVINTHNTILRAANSAWGGTEIQNDGDAFFFIFPTASAAVMCALEIQLVLNAYQWHGTIEALRVRIGIHTGDMILLDDKYHGMPANLAKRITDAGHGGQILLSAVTHTLVKTQFPPGSFIALGEHRLKNIQHPEAIFQFRAPQASISKITGEKRWQEVFSKTAQEDISQDGKPADNAPIHELQTEFPPLKTVNNLPNNLPAPINSFIGRETEVRCITEYFTDRQDRLVTLTGPGGIGKTRLSLRVATELHDTYPDGVWFIALADLKQPKHVITEIATALALPLKSTQDVMEQVISHLSGKTLLLVLDNFEHLMEASQDIKTLLLRCPTLYCLATSREPLKIAGEQRFVVPPLSVPSEDVGYEALHHYESVQLFLARAEAVAPDFQLTADNAETIGAICRMVDGISLAIELAAARVRAMTPQHILDRLKILLESPSSSKPSALLSTSNRDVPARHQTLDAVIDWSYELLEPEEQLLLRQLALFSGGFFLEAAETICSSAYVLAEQDLPYTETIDLIFNLHDKSLLMIEEYLMRTRYRLPVAVQLYLREKQQPTGFREAHAHYYLTLAQEQDKKLEGPEQSDALSEMAIELDNFRAVFGFAQENNEWLLFGQLAIALSEFFYVRGLWNEGLEWLKQAETELHQRLEEYQGLEDMSETDEMSVQLTIADIRVALAKFYNERQECETARQLCEDALQVFRTAGQQLGVIKALNRLGIIARYQENLEEADIHFTEALELARVLDNKWHIAFSLNNLGLTAYDRRHFEEAKLRYTESLHLARELEDKPGIAYALNNLGKTANQQGLREEARRYYTESLRLTRELSTSSAGLPYLLDSLGREALRHGKHEEARHCYAESLEYRKENGSPREIADSLYQFGQLAYAEGDFEQSLCLFLKVASIYAETDTTTSFYADAVNNAIDTLEGELGSEKVERLKLEMETRTLEEIVNTCLS from the coding sequence ATGGAATTAAAAAAAGACAATTCTACCTCAACGGATAATCCACAGCCACATTTGTCAGTTGGCACCCTCACCTTGATGTTCACCGATATCGAAGGTTCGACGCTTCTTTGGGAGAAGCACGGCAATGAGGTCATGGCGGAGGTTATCAATACCCACAACACGATTTTGCGAGCTGCAAATTCGGCATGGGGTGGCACAGAGATCCAAAATGATGGCGACGCTTTTTTCTTTATTTTTCCTACTGCAAGTGCTGCCGTTATGTGTGCGCTTGAAATACAGTTAGTACTCAATGCGTATCAGTGGCATGGAACTATTGAGGCGTTGCGCGTCCGCATCGGTATTCACACAGGTGATATGATTCTGTTGGATGACAAATATCACGGGATGCCTGCGAATCTTGCCAAACGAATTACAGATGCAGGACACGGTGGACAGATCCTGCTCTCCGCTGTGACGCATACGCTCGTTAAAACGCAGTTTCCACCTGGGAGTTTTATCGCACTCGGCGAACATCGGCTGAAAAACATTCAGCATCCGGAAGCAATTTTTCAATTTCGCGCGCCGCAAGCCTCTATTTCAAAAATCACTGGTGAAAAAAGATGGCAAGAGGTCTTCAGTAAAACGGCACAAGAAGACATATCGCAGGATGGGAAACCAGCAGACAATGCTCCTATTCACGAACTACAAACTGAGTTCCCACCTCTGAAAACTGTTAACAATTTGCCCAATAACCTACCAGCACCTATAAACAGTTTTATCGGTAGAGAAACCGAAGTCCGTTGTATTACCGAGTATTTCACTGATAGGCAGGATCGACTGGTGACGCTGACTGGACCTGGAGGTATCGGCAAAACGCGTCTGTCCCTACGAGTTGCCACGGAGCTTCATGACACTTATCCTGATGGTGTATGGTTCATTGCGTTAGCTGATTTGAAACAACCTAAGCATGTCATCACGGAGATCGCTACGGCTCTCGCGCTTCCCTTGAAATCAACGCAGGATGTCATGGAACAGGTCATCTCACATCTTTCCGGGAAAACACTGCTACTGGTATTAGACAATTTTGAACACTTGATGGAAGCCTCCCAAGATATCAAGACGTTATTGCTTAGATGTCCGACCCTATACTGTTTAGCCACATCACGGGAACCATTAAAGATCGCGGGTGAACAGCGATTCGTTGTGCCTCCCTTATCTGTTCCATCGGAAGACGTGGGCTATGAGGCCCTCCATCATTATGAAAGCGTCCAACTCTTTTTGGCGCGCGCCGAAGCCGTCGCGCCGGACTTCCAATTAACAGCCGACAATGCCGAAACAATTGGTGCGATTTGCCGGATGGTTGATGGGATTTCCCTCGCGATTGAACTCGCTGCAGCGCGCGTTCGCGCGATGACACCACAACACATCCTTGATCGCCTCAAGATTTTACTTGAAAGTCCATCATCAAGTAAGCCATCAGCACTTCTTTCAACAAGCAATCGAGACGTACCAGCGAGGCACCAAACCCTTGATGCCGTGATTGACTGGTCCTACGAACTTTTAGAGCCAGAGGAACAACTCTTACTTCGTCAACTCGCACTTTTTTCAGGTGGATTCTTCTTGGAAGCCGCTGAAACTATCTGTAGCTCAGCGTATGTTCTTGCAGAACAGGATTTGCCCTATACAGAAACAATCGACCTCATCTTCAATTTGCACGATAAATCGTTACTCATGATTGAAGAATATCTGATGCGAACCCGCTACCGACTCCCTGTTGCAGTACAATTGTATCTCCGGGAGAAGCAACAACCCACTGGATTTAGAGAAGCGCATGCCCACTATTATCTCACGTTAGCACAAGAACAGGACAAAAAATTAGAGGGTCCAGAACAGAGCGATGCACTCTCAGAAATGGCAATTGAACTCGATAACTTTCGTGCTGTTTTTGGGTTTGCCCAGGAAAATAATGAATGGCTCCTGTTCGGGCAACTTGCTATCGCACTCTCGGAATTTTTCTATGTCCGTGGGTTATGGAATGAAGGATTAGAATGGCTGAAACAAGCAGAGACTGAATTACACCAGCGACTCGAAGAATATCAAGGATTAGAAGACATGTCTGAAACGGACGAAATGTCGGTCCAGCTGACAATAGCAGATATTCGAGTGGCTCTTGCGAAATTCTATAATGAACGACAGGAGTGTGAAACTGCCCGGCAATTGTGCGAAGATGCTTTGCAAGTTTTCAGGACAGCAGGGCAGCAACTCGGTGTCATCAAAGCATTAAATCGTCTCGGTATTATCGCAAGGTATCAGGAAAACCTTGAAGAGGCAGATATACACTTTACCGAAGCCTTAGAACTCGCGAGGGTATTAGACAACAAATGGCATATCGCTTTCTCACTAAACAACCTGGGGCTCACAGCGTATGATCGTCGCCATTTTGAAGAGGCGAAACTGCGTTATACCGAAAGCCTGCACCTCGCTCGTGAACTTGAAGACAAACCGGGGATCGCCTATGCCCTCAACAATCTTGGGAAAACTGCGAACCAGCAAGGCTTACGAGAGGAAGCGAGACGCTACTATACAGAAAGTCTACGTCTCACCCGTGAACTCTCTACCTCCAGCGCGGGACTTCCTTATCTACTGGATAGCCTTGGTAGAGAAGCACTTCGTCACGGTAAACACGAGGAAGCGAGACACTGCTATGCAGAAAGTCTGGAGTACCGCAAAGAGAACGGAAGCCCTCGTGAGATCGCAGATTCGCTCTATCAATTCGGACAGTTAGCTTACGCGGAGGGCGACTTTGAACAGAGTTTGTGCCTCTTTCTTAAGGTCGCGTCAATCTATGCGGAAACAGACACGACAACATCGTTTTATGCAGATGCAGTGAATAACGCTATCGATACATTAGAGGGCGAACTCGGCAGTGAAAAAGTTGAGAGACTCAAATTAGAGATGGAAACGCGAACGCTTGAGGAGATCGTTAACACCTGTCTATCCTAA
- a CDS encoding AAA-like domain-containing protein, whose product MRSFGTHGRVRPEQHYIVSRSKEIADFISRIKDGKYIVLFAPRQTGKTTFFRLAIEALTQADPTYFPIQLDFQTMRNASPATFYDRLYQMICMQIESVFQKRRGVLSQALTQFLENTTLTDDFSMLLFFKQLTGLLNSDSHQGVPAFKRVVLLIDEFDGIPKTVVSDFLYALRQIYLSDEMQCPHSVGIVGVKSITQLDYDRSISPFNIQDEFRLPNFTVEQVQELFGQYTVEVGQAFAPEVIKALHKQTAGQPFLVNRCAQVLTEELDIPKTETITMIDFAKAHKRLLAEGNTNIDHLRTNVRRDRRFETLLLQIASYENGLPFSPDDTLMNELVTYGVIAEGVDGMCEIVNPIYQHRILQIFKPTFNGLENVYFPEDSGENFIDYLTPTGELAMESLLDNFQAFIARAGFRILQVPDTPQEYVGQHLLYAYLDHFVRVVGADMFLEVQTGRGRIDLLIVYNQRKYIVETKIWEGVRYYQAGKKQLAAYMKLETAVEGYYVVFDHRQNPEAQVETEEVDGVEIRSYVIPVLQRPPSAV is encoded by the coding sequence ATGCGAAGTTTCGGAACACATGGACGCGTACGCCCTGAACAGCATTATATCGTCTCACGCAGCAAGGAGATTGCTGATTTCATCAGTCGGATCAAAGATGGCAAGTATATCGTGTTGTTCGCGCCGCGGCAAACCGGCAAAACTACTTTTTTTCGATTGGCAATTGAGGCCCTCACACAAGCGGATCCAACCTATTTCCCGATTCAATTGGACTTCCAAACGATGCGAAATGCCTCCCCTGCTACTTTTTACGATCGACTCTATCAAATGATTTGCATGCAAATTGAGAGCGTTTTCCAAAAACGCAGGGGCGTGCTTTCTCAAGCTTTAACACAGTTTCTGGAAAACACAACATTAACCGATGATTTTTCGATGCTGCTGTTTTTTAAACAGCTCACAGGTTTGTTGAACAGCGATTCTCACCAGGGTGTGCCTGCTTTCAAGAGGGTTGTACTCCTTATTGACGAGTTTGATGGCATCCCGAAGACGGTTGTGAGCGATTTTCTGTACGCGCTTCGTCAGATTTACCTTTCTGATGAGATGCAATGTCCGCATAGTGTCGGTATTGTAGGAGTAAAGAGTATCACACAACTTGACTACGATAGGTCCATTTCGCCTTTCAATATCCAAGACGAGTTCCGTTTACCTAATTTTACGGTTGAACAAGTGCAAGAGTTGTTTGGGCAATATACGGTTGAAGTCGGACAAGCCTTCGCACCGGAAGTCATTAAAGCCCTCCATAAACAGACAGCTGGACAACCCTTTCTTGTCAATCGGTGTGCACAGGTACTCACGGAGGAACTGGACATTCCCAAAACAGAAACGATTACAATGATAGATTTTGCCAAGGCACATAAGCGGCTCCTGGCGGAAGGGAATACCAACATTGATCACCTACGAACTAACGTCCGTCGCGACCGCCGCTTTGAAACACTCCTCTTGCAAATCGCCTCTTATGAAAACGGTTTGCCATTCAGTCCAGATGACACTCTCATGAATGAACTCGTCACGTATGGGGTTATCGCAGAAGGAGTTGACGGTATGTGTGAGATTGTTAACCCGATTTATCAGCACCGCATCCTCCAGATATTCAAACCTACTTTTAACGGGCTTGAAAACGTGTACTTTCCGGAAGATAGCGGGGAAAATTTTATTGATTACCTCACACCTACAGGTGAACTTGCGATGGAATCCCTTCTCGATAACTTTCAGGCGTTTATCGCGCGTGCCGGTTTCCGCATACTGCAGGTACCGGATACCCCACAAGAATACGTCGGTCAGCACCTCCTTTACGCCTATTTGGATCACTTCGTCCGTGTCGTGGGTGCCGATATGTTTCTTGAAGTTCAAACCGGGCGGGGTCGAATAGATCTACTCATCGTATATAATCAGCGAAAATACATTGTTGAAACAAAGATATGGGAAGGTGTCCGGTATTATCAGGCAGGTAAAAAGCAACTTGCCGCGTACATGAAATTAGAGACCGCGGTAGAGGGATACTATGTCGTTTTCGATCATCGTCAGAATCCAGAAGCACAAGTAGAAACAGAGGAAGTAGATGGCGTAGAAATTCGGAGTTATGTCATTCCTGTTTTACAAAGACCGCCATCAGCAGTTTAG
- a CDS encoding 50S ribosome-binding GTPase, with amino-acid sequence MPANLPPTYYKLKHQHEAAKTDEERLSLLEEMLRIIPKHKGSEKVVSDLRRRIARYRKDPSEKGSKGSGKRSHSEHIPKQGAGQIVLFGPPNAGKSQILANFTNAKPEVSPTPYTTTLPMVGMLQYENIQFQLIDTPSIMSDFISSTVLTLARNADLVLPIVSLASDNLLDDLDMVVAFLDEADCETLETKPFIVANQLDAVGAEDRLEILKEFYGESFQIYPISAETDLGKEVLLQEIYRALDILRVYLKAPGEAVEHDDPIVLPTGSTVLDAAIGLHKDFAEFKFARIWGPQWHDGQSVSRNDVVYDGDVVEFHL; translated from the coding sequence ATGCCAGCAAATCTGCCCCCGACCTACTATAAACTCAAACACCAACACGAAGCCGCCAAAACCGATGAAGAGCGACTGAGCCTGTTAGAGGAGATGTTACGGATCATTCCGAAACACAAAGGTTCAGAAAAGGTGGTTTCCGATCTTCGTCGCCGTATCGCCAGATACAGAAAAGATCCTTCAGAAAAAGGCAGCAAGGGATCCGGCAAAAGAAGCCACAGTGAGCATATTCCAAAGCAGGGTGCTGGACAGATAGTCCTCTTCGGACCACCGAACGCTGGCAAGTCACAAATACTGGCAAACTTCACAAACGCCAAACCCGAAGTTTCACCGACCCCCTATACGACGACGCTACCTATGGTCGGAATGCTACAATACGAAAACATCCAATTCCAACTTATTGATACACCCTCTATCATGTCAGACTTTATTTCTTCAACAGTGTTAACGCTCGCCCGTAACGCCGATCTTGTCTTGCCGATCGTAAGTCTCGCGAGCGATAATCTATTGGACGATCTTGATATGGTGGTAGCGTTTCTTGACGAAGCAGACTGCGAGACGTTAGAGACTAAACCCTTCATTGTCGCGAATCAACTGGATGCCGTAGGAGCAGAGGATAGATTGGAAATTCTCAAAGAATTTTATGGTGAATCGTTTCAGATCTATCCAATTTCTGCCGAAACCGACTTAGGCAAAGAGGTTTTATTGCAAGAAATCTATAGGGCATTAGACATTTTGCGGGTCTATCTCAAGGCTCCCGGTGAAGCAGTAGAACATGACGATCCGATTGTGCTTCCCACCGGTTCGACCGTCCTTGATGCCGCTATCGGTTTACACAAAGACTTTGCTGAATTCAAGTTCGCACGGATATGGGGTCCCCAATGGCACGATGGACAATCTGTCAGTCGCAATGATGTTGTTTACGATGGTGATGTAGTTGAATTTCACCTATAG
- a CDS encoding amidohydrolase, translating into MKDLIFEQCHRHFNDIVAIRRDIHQYPELGFDVHRTAGIAADALQALGIPVKTGIGRTGVVGDLEVPGASKRIALRADMDALPIQELTDVPYKSKIDGKAHLCGHDAHTAMLIGTAQILSELQSNLKTHIRFVFQPSEEALPGGAPAMIADGALEDVDEIYGIHVFPLYAVGEYATCPGPMLAQSDTFKITLTGRGGHAAFPHLTVDPIVIGTQFVTALQSIIARNVNPLDSAVVSVTQFHGGDANLQNGLTGAALNVIPPNVLIGGTVRTLQKEVQTRVRRQLENLLAGLANAHGATYTFDYQEGYPVTYNHEPCVTTAVDMARELVGEDNLIFPVSPILGGEDFGYYSQKIPACFVMVGAGNEEKGIVNMCHHPQFDIDETCMIYGMALLVNLAML; encoded by the coding sequence ATGAAAGACCTGATTTTTGAACAGTGCCACCGTCATTTTAACGACATCGTTGCCATCCGACGTGATATTCATCAGTACCCTGAATTAGGATTCGATGTCCACCGCACCGCAGGGATTGCAGCGGACGCACTTCAGGCACTCGGTATCCCAGTCAAGACCGGTATCGGTAGGACAGGTGTTGTCGGAGATTTAGAGGTACCCGGCGCATCAAAACGCATCGCGTTGCGAGCGGATATGGATGCCCTCCCGATTCAAGAACTCACCGATGTTCCCTATAAATCTAAGATTGATGGTAAAGCGCATCTATGCGGACACGACGCACACACGGCGATGCTCATCGGTACAGCCCAAATCCTTTCAGAACTCCAAAGCAATCTTAAAACACACATTAGATTCGTTTTCCAACCGAGCGAAGAGGCATTACCGGGCGGAGCACCCGCCATGATAGCGGATGGAGCGTTAGAGGATGTTGATGAAATTTATGGGATACATGTGTTTCCACTTTACGCTGTCGGAGAATACGCCACGTGTCCCGGTCCAATGCTCGCACAGTCTGATACCTTTAAGATTACACTGACCGGAAGGGGTGGGCACGCTGCGTTTCCGCACCTTACTGTTGATCCAATTGTGATTGGCACCCAGTTTGTAACAGCACTCCAGTCTATTATTGCGAGAAACGTTAATCCATTGGACTCGGCGGTCGTGAGTGTCACCCAATTTCACGGCGGGGATGCAAATCTGCAAAACGGACTGACAGGTGCAGCACTTAACGTCATTCCTCCCAATGTACTCATAGGTGGAACGGTGCGCACACTTCAAAAAGAGGTGCAGACACGAGTTCGGAGGCAGTTAGAAAATCTTCTCGCGGGATTAGCGAATGCCCATGGCGCAACCTACACTTTTGATTACCAAGAGGGGTATCCGGTAACTTATAACCATGAACCTTGCGTCACCACTGCTGTGGATATGGCGCGGGAATTGGTTGGCGAAGATAATCTCATATTTCCGGTGTCTCCTATACTTGGGGGTGAGGATTTTGGATACTATTCACAGAAAATTCCCGCGTGCTTCGTTATGGTAGGTGCTGGAAATGAAGAGAAAGGCATCGTGAATATGTGCCACCATCCACAGTTTGATATTGACGAAACTTGCATGATTTACGGCATGGCACTGCTCGTAAATCTCGCGATGCTCTAA
- a CDS encoding M28 family metallopeptidase, giving the protein MNRGDELLRLVQSEALEAQVVALQENIAPGRNLRAYRTRSAHHREATDNIVRYIMSQFSRSPRLKVSEQVFGGIRNVTAVLPARSTSSSNRIFIVCAHYDSQAERDPNWNPLASTAPGANDNGTGVAALLEIAYLLSRYEYNHELRFVALGGEELGFLGSRHYVREASAIGKSDENDTASVRENIVGVFNLDMFGFNWKSDLVEIVTNNDSAWIGRALIIANTWYNIGLKIRRTQDEFVDISSHKPFWDAGYNSVTLTESSTPWRDSQNYDANPFYHTSNDTADKVNFGLVRKVTQLVLVTVDSLLTSMFEATREIPQVTLALPTTTKESKLEINGTFHSDFPIDIIIHPSQTVATLDRETQTYTATVPLHPGENTLRVTARYPLGATSVAQSVILTEPFAWRDVIVFPNPARSDGLTEFRVTANVDMTDMRVHVYDSGGNLIKRIEGVADRLDQRIWRTWWNQQTSYGLAVSPGVYVCHISVVSKGGTYAYLEKLAILR; this is encoded by the coding sequence TTGAACCGTGGTGATGAACTGCTCAGACTCGTACAATCTGAGGCACTTGAGGCACAGGTAGTGGCATTGCAGGAAAACATCGCTCCAGGACGTAACTTACGCGCCTACCGCACACGCAGCGCACACCACCGAGAAGCAACCGATAATATCGTCCGTTACATTATGAGTCAGTTTAGCCGTTCGCCACGCTTGAAAGTCAGTGAACAGGTCTTTGGGGGCATCAGAAATGTGACGGCTGTTCTACCCGCGCGGTCAACTTCGTCCAGCAATCGCATTTTTATCGTTTGCGCGCATTATGACTCGCAAGCTGAGCGTGATCCGAATTGGAATCCGTTAGCCTCCACCGCACCGGGTGCAAACGATAACGGGACTGGTGTTGCGGCTCTGTTAGAAATTGCCTACCTTCTAAGTCGTTATGAATACAATCACGAACTAAGATTCGTTGCCTTAGGGGGCGAGGAACTCGGTTTTCTCGGCAGCCGTCACTACGTTAGAGAAGCTTCCGCTATAGGCAAGAGTGATGAAAACGACACCGCTTCTGTTCGCGAAAACATCGTCGGGGTTTTTAACTTAGATATGTTTGGTTTCAACTGGAAAAGCGACCTCGTTGAAATCGTCACCAATAACGATTCTGCATGGATAGGTCGCGCTCTCATAATTGCGAATACGTGGTATAACATCGGTTTGAAGATTCGTCGGACCCAAGATGAATTCGTTGATATTTCCTCTCACAAACCCTTCTGGGACGCTGGCTACAACTCTGTTACTTTAACTGAAAGCTCAACACCGTGGCGAGATTCTCAGAACTATGATGCCAATCCTTTCTATCACACATCCAACGACACTGCTGATAAGGTTAACTTCGGTTTAGTGAGAAAAGTAACACAACTTGTGCTCGTTACAGTGGACAGTCTCCTCACGTCCATGTTTGAAGCAACACGGGAGATTCCACAGGTGACATTGGCACTTCCAACGACTACTAAAGAGAGTAAATTGGAAATCAATGGAACGTTTCATTCAGATTTTCCGATTGATATCATTATTCATCCGAGTCAAACAGTGGCTACCTTGGATCGAGAAACGCAAACTTACACAGCAACAGTGCCATTACATCCTGGAGAGAACACGCTCCGTGTGACAGCACGCTATCCACTTGGTGCGACTTCAGTCGCACAATCGGTTATTTTGACAGAACCGTTCGCTTGGAGAGATGTAATCGTGTTTCCGAACCCCGCACGTTCAGACGGTTTAACCGAATTCCGCGTCACTGCAAATGTAGACATGACAGACATGCGGGTACACGTTTATGATTCCGGTGGGAACCTGATAAAGCGGATTGAAGGTGTCGCTGACAGGTTAGATCAACGTATCTGGCGGACATGGTGGAATCAGCAAACTTCTTATGGGTTAGCGGTATCGCCGGGTGTTTATGTCTGCCATATTTCGGTTGTTTCAAAGGGAGGGACGTATGCCTACCTGGAGAAATTGGCGATTTTGCGGTGA
- a CDS encoding VWA domain-containing protein, with translation MLRRKRTSPYLIYSLLIHAILLLAMWWAVPKQVPLVPFHDDIEVSITHVERPPLPVKPVTFVEPAAPSVAPKEEPPPPPKPKAGLWQMETQHPADTPKTEARKQGGPANARQIGDGLSPVVGKPVNYGTENLVKVDSPNQPTVDLPATPKTDYVSPQGDTSPVVLDADGTLALNSASPTVNTPKIHYGSERGDALRATGVGNSWGGGGSSGGSVGGVFVYMMKDLARTLVSASETQKIDVIFVLDETASMTDNIRGIRAYVDFLFEAFEREGRDTTFGLVTFTDRVRKHGHTDDLGTFKNWLFDIGVDGGGDIAEAGLNGLMTAVTEAKFRKGAQRFIVLASDGAFHDADYDGRSAYSLDQVIETLQNAQVRVDVIGIDYLPIRQIALATGGTWRAIPGRGYLEYVPPLTLTVKLFSKLGTLDLENEQIDDKITVYINNPPRPKQLTLIWKVLNPLGERCYGPFTETKTIPDNGSKQIELRPVIDRTIFEAMPGVYTIIYRLENEHGHQSILRRTLTF, from the coding sequence ATGTTAAGACGAAAGAGGACATCTCCATACCTCATATACTCACTCCTTATTCATGCCATACTCTTGTTGGCAATGTGGTGGGCAGTTCCGAAGCAGGTTCCGCTGGTCCCCTTCCATGATGATATAGAGGTTTCGATAACGCATGTCGAGCGACCGCCACTACCGGTTAAGCCAGTGACTTTTGTCGAGCCTGCTGCTCCAAGTGTTGCACCAAAAGAGGAACCGCCACCACCGCCGAAACCGAAAGCAGGCTTGTGGCAGATGGAGACGCAGCATCCAGCAGATACTCCAAAAACAGAAGCACGCAAACAAGGTGGTCCCGCTAACGCGCGACAAATCGGGGATGGACTATCTCCGGTAGTGGGAAAACCTGTTAATTACGGGACTGAAAATCTTGTGAAGGTGGATTCGCCGAATCAACCAACGGTTGACTTACCCGCCACACCGAAAACAGACTATGTATCACCACAAGGGGATACAAGCCCAGTCGTTTTAGATGCCGATGGCACTTTAGCTTTAAATAGCGCATCACCGACGGTTAACACACCGAAGATTCACTACGGTAGTGAACGCGGTGACGCACTCCGTGCTACCGGTGTAGGCAATTCTTGGGGAGGCGGTGGCTCTTCTGGTGGTAGTGTGGGGGGCGTTTTCGTCTATATGATGAAAGACCTTGCCCGAACCCTTGTATCCGCGAGCGAGACGCAAAAAATTGATGTCATCTTCGTTCTTGATGAAACCGCGAGTATGACAGACAACATTCGCGGTATCCGTGCCTATGTTGATTTCCTCTTTGAAGCGTTCGAGCGGGAAGGGCGCGATACTACCTTCGGATTGGTGACTTTCACAGATAGAGTCCGAAAACATGGACATACTGACGATCTGGGAACCTTCAAAAACTGGCTTTTTGACATAGGTGTTGATGGCGGTGGAGATATCGCTGAGGCAGGCTTAAACGGACTCATGACGGCGGTAACGGAGGCTAAATTCCGGAAGGGTGCGCAACGCTTCATTGTCCTCGCCAGCGATGGTGCTTTTCACGATGCTGATTATGACGGAAGGTCGGCTTATAGTTTGGATCAGGTTATTGAAACCCTACAAAATGCACAGGTACGCGTTGATGTGATAGGCATCGACTACCTACCTATCCGACAGATTGCACTTGCGACGGGTGGCACATGGCGCGCCATTCCCGGCAGAGGCTATTTGGAGTACGTCCCACCGTTGACCCTAACTGTGAAATTGTTCTCCAAATTGGGCACGCTCGACCTTGAAAACGAACAGATAGACGATAAGATTACCGTCTATATCAATAATCCACCACGTCCGAAGCAACTTACCTTGATATGGAAAGTCCTCAACCCTTTAGGAGAAAGATGTTACGGGCCCTTCACTGAGACGAAAACTATTCCAGATAATGGGTCAAAACAGATAGAATTGAGACCAGTGATTGACCGGACAATCTTTGAAGCGATGCCGGGAGTTTATACGATCATCTATCGCCTCGAAAATGAACATGGACATCAGAGCATCTTGCGGCGGACATTGACGTTCTAA